A part of Jiangella alba genomic DNA contains:
- a CDS encoding PQQ-binding-like beta-propeller repeat protein: MRNIRGRATALLAVAAVALTACGDDSEPSADETSTEAPSEEPSDDPSTPEETTPAFSCPPELTDALPESLDPGTCWSHPDLERPALADGTVFALEPDASDPTTARHILALDAETGERLWKSEVLPGQVSALRATEVDGGPGVAVVVTEDNAGDAVTEASTAWGYLAWPADAGGDDGGNAGSEDPAFEAEEHITVAQGENPHTEVFWTDQGVLAGDFLLKPGATEFVPVNRDPEPMVVGAYDLDEFFAGVSGDLMISYVRGIAYEVSEDGDTYVGWLARTLDGAEAWNTVTSTPNEEDLLFAEGPNHTTILVGPYLLTIAATDENATAFEVTWLDAATHEPATPSAADLAGAQPVIADSGGLAAAGALLSPDGTRLFTGWSGGALILDVEAGTVTPVATDFTIQGSAIDDSTVFGATENGTLTVDLAGAEATAIEPPHESFDLVDDEVGVALLQGGVGETSYLVGGPRADG, encoded by the coding sequence ATGAGGAACATTCGCGGCCGCGCCACAGCGCTCCTGGCCGTCGCCGCGGTCGCCCTGACGGCATGCGGCGACGACTCGGAGCCGTCGGCCGACGAGACCAGCACCGAGGCGCCGAGCGAGGAGCCGTCCGACGACCCGTCCACCCCGGAGGAGACCACCCCGGCGTTCAGCTGCCCGCCCGAGCTCACCGACGCCCTCCCCGAGAGCCTGGACCCCGGCACCTGCTGGTCGCACCCGGACCTGGAACGCCCGGCCCTGGCCGACGGCACGGTGTTCGCCCTCGAGCCCGACGCGTCCGACCCCACCACCGCTCGCCACATCCTCGCGCTGGACGCCGAGACCGGCGAGCGGCTGTGGAAATCCGAGGTGCTGCCCGGCCAGGTGTCGGCGCTGCGGGCCACCGAGGTCGACGGCGGCCCGGGCGTCGCCGTCGTCGTCACCGAGGACAACGCCGGCGACGCGGTCACCGAGGCGTCGACCGCGTGGGGCTACCTCGCCTGGCCGGCCGACGCCGGTGGCGACGACGGCGGCAACGCCGGCAGCGAGGACCCCGCCTTCGAGGCCGAGGAGCACATCACCGTCGCGCAGGGCGAGAACCCGCACACCGAGGTGTTCTGGACCGACCAGGGCGTACTGGCCGGCGACTTCCTGCTGAAGCCGGGCGCCACCGAGTTCGTCCCGGTCAACCGCGACCCGGAGCCCATGGTCGTCGGCGCGTACGACCTCGACGAGTTCTTCGCGGGCGTCTCCGGTGACCTGATGATCTCCTACGTCCGCGGTATCGCCTACGAGGTCTCCGAGGACGGCGACACCTACGTCGGCTGGCTGGCCCGCACGCTCGACGGCGCCGAGGCGTGGAACACCGTCACGTCGACGCCGAACGAGGAGGACCTGCTCTTCGCCGAAGGACCGAACCACACGACGATCCTGGTCGGCCCGTACCTGCTGACCATCGCCGCGACGGACGAGAACGCCACCGCCTTCGAGGTCACCTGGCTGGACGCCGCGACCCACGAGCCGGCGACGCCGTCGGCCGCCGACCTCGCCGGTGCGCAGCCGGTCATCGCCGACTCCGGCGGCCTGGCTGCCGCCGGCGCGCTGCTCTCCCCCGACGGCACGCGCCTGTTCACCGGCTGGTCGGGCGGGGCGCTGATCCTGGACGTCGAGGCCGGCACGGTCACCCCGGTCGCCACGGACTTCACGATCCAGGGGTCCGCGATCGACGACTCGACGGTCTTCGGCGCCACCGAGAACGGCACCCTGACCGTCGACCTCGCCGGCGCTGAGGCGACGGCGATCGAGCCGCCGCACGAGAGCTTCGACCTCGTCGACGACGAGGTCGGCGTGGCGCTGCTGCAAGGCGGCGTGGGCGAGACGTCCTACCTGGTCGGCGGCCCACGCGCCGACGGCTGA
- a CDS encoding sulfurtransferase has product MSRESSLVSADWVEQNLDNPKVVLVEVDEDTAAYDKNHIRGAVKVNWSTDLRDPLRRDFVNKEQFEALLGGLGIGNDDTVVLYGGNNNWFAAYAYWYFKVYGHGDVRLLDGGRKIWELESRELVDTAPAREATAYTAQDPDNSIRAFRDEVVASIGAQNLVDVRSPDEYAGRLLAPAHLPQEVSQVPGHIPTAANVPWSKAANDDGTFRSDDELRALYGDAGVDFGKDTIAYCRIGERSSHTWFVLREILGVENVKNYDGSWTEYGSLVGVPVALGDEPGTA; this is encoded by the coding sequence ATGAGCCGCGAGTCCAGCCTCGTCTCGGCCGACTGGGTCGAGCAGAACCTCGACAACCCGAAGGTGGTGCTCGTCGAGGTCGACGAGGACACCGCCGCCTACGACAAGAACCACATTCGCGGCGCCGTGAAGGTCAACTGGTCCACCGACCTGCGCGACCCGCTGCGTCGTGACTTCGTGAACAAGGAGCAGTTCGAGGCGCTGCTCGGCGGTCTCGGCATCGGCAACGACGACACCGTCGTGCTGTACGGCGGCAACAACAACTGGTTCGCCGCCTACGCGTACTGGTACTTCAAGGTCTACGGCCACGGCGACGTGCGCCTGCTCGACGGCGGCCGGAAGATCTGGGAGCTGGAGAGCCGCGAGCTGGTCGACACCGCCCCGGCGCGCGAGGCCACCGCCTACACCGCGCAGGACCCGGACAACTCGATCCGCGCCTTCCGCGACGAGGTCGTCGCCTCCATCGGCGCGCAGAACCTGGTCGACGTCCGCTCGCCCGACGAGTACGCCGGCCGGCTGCTGGCCCCGGCCCACCTGCCGCAGGAGGTGTCGCAGGTCCCGGGCCACATCCCGACCGCGGCGAACGTCCCGTGGAGCAAGGCGGCCAACGACGACGGCACCTTCCGCTCCGACGACGAACTGCGCGCCCTCTACGGCGACGCCGGCGTCGACTTCGGCAAGGACACCATCGCCTACTGCCGCATCGGCGAGCGCTCGTCGCACACGTGGTTCGTGCTGCGCGAGATCCTCGGCGTCGAGAACGTCAAGAACTACGACGGCTCGTGGACCGAGTACGGCTCGCTGGTCGGCGTCCCCGTGGCCCTCGGCGATGAGCCCGGGACGGCCTGA
- a CDS encoding ABC transporter permease codes for MVTVRDIARKTIKGRKAGFIGAFLAVLLASVLVTSLGVLVESGIRGGLPPQRYAGADVVVSGVQALPVVEDTDIALPERVRLPADAVDAVADVPGVAEAAGDVNVPVSVVADGAVADLSRPVVGHGWSAAALAPFTVDGGDGPRRDDEVALEAGLASSLGVETGDRVDLAVGGVPSTYTVSGVVSRPGDARESAVFLTDERAGELAGAGGRWDAVVVVADDGVSAGELAGRIADAVPDVRTHTGDARGHVEFLDIGQARGELTVMAMSLAGTTVLIAMFVVAGTLALSIQQRRREFALLRAVGATRGQVRRLVGAEVMLLGVTAAVLGAVPGYLVAVGLGRAFAGTGLLPADFQLAMSPLPGLAAIVLCLVTARLAGWVAARRPARLNPVEALGESAVEERRLGAGRVGAGAVLVVLGLAVSGVPMLVPGMVGVAAAAGGALLLAIGVALLGPRVLGAAAGLLAAPIRRLSPVHGYLATANMRANSRRLAAAVTPIVLAVAVVSVQLFSQSTLAAAAGRQTIDGVVADQVITGRDGGVGGAVTDELRRELGDDATVTPVVHSQVIVRYTELGDPTQESFAAQGLDPAGLHRTLDLEVRDGDLGDLRDGTVALSRNASATFGASVGDTVDIVLGDGTVIEPTVVAVYGRGLGFGDVTLPHDELAAHTTTGLDSWVLIGGGDPGTVAQVAAEHPGLAAGTGSDLSAAGSSERSAETSSSLVAILALLAYLAVSVVNTLVMATAERTREFALLRLAGAARRHVLAMMRVEAGVIVAVSVLVGLLVALPPLVGISIGLTESPLPSISPAGFGGIVLATSLLGFLAIGVPARAALRLRPVDAIGLRE; via the coding sequence GTGGTGACCGTGCGCGACATCGCCCGCAAGACCATCAAGGGACGCAAGGCCGGGTTCATCGGCGCGTTCCTCGCCGTCCTGCTCGCGTCGGTGCTGGTCACGTCGCTCGGCGTGCTGGTCGAGTCCGGCATCCGCGGCGGTCTGCCGCCGCAGCGCTACGCCGGCGCCGACGTCGTGGTCAGCGGCGTGCAGGCGCTCCCCGTCGTCGAAGACACCGACATCGCGCTGCCCGAGCGGGTCCGGCTGCCGGCCGACGCTGTCGACGCCGTCGCCGACGTGCCGGGGGTGGCCGAGGCGGCCGGCGACGTCAACGTCCCGGTCAGCGTGGTGGCCGACGGCGCCGTGGCCGACCTGTCCCGGCCGGTCGTCGGGCACGGCTGGTCGGCGGCGGCGCTCGCACCGTTCACGGTCGACGGCGGCGACGGCCCGCGCCGCGACGACGAGGTGGCGCTCGAGGCCGGCCTCGCGTCGTCGCTGGGCGTCGAGACCGGCGACCGCGTCGACCTCGCCGTCGGCGGGGTCCCGTCCACCTACACGGTGAGCGGTGTGGTGTCCCGGCCCGGCGACGCGCGGGAGTCGGCGGTGTTCCTCACCGACGAGCGGGCCGGCGAACTGGCCGGGGCGGGTGGGCGGTGGGACGCCGTCGTGGTGGTCGCCGACGACGGGGTGTCCGCCGGCGAGCTGGCCGGTCGCATCGCCGACGCCGTGCCCGACGTGCGCACCCACACCGGCGACGCCCGCGGCCACGTGGAGTTCCTCGACATCGGCCAGGCCCGCGGCGAGCTGACGGTCATGGCGATGTCGCTGGCCGGCACCACGGTGCTCATCGCGATGTTCGTGGTGGCGGGCACGCTGGCGCTGTCGATCCAGCAGCGACGGCGCGAGTTCGCGCTGCTGCGTGCGGTCGGCGCCACGCGGGGGCAGGTCCGGCGGCTGGTCGGCGCCGAGGTCATGTTGCTGGGGGTCACGGCGGCGGTGCTCGGCGCGGTGCCCGGGTACCTGGTGGCGGTCGGGCTCGGGCGGGCGTTCGCCGGCACCGGTCTGCTGCCGGCCGACTTCCAGCTCGCGATGAGCCCACTGCCGGGGCTCGCGGCCATCGTGCTGTGCCTGGTCACGGCGCGGCTGGCGGGGTGGGTGGCGGCCAGGCGACCGGCGCGGTTGAACCCCGTCGAGGCGCTGGGCGAGAGCGCGGTCGAGGAGCGGCGCCTCGGTGCGGGCCGGGTGGGTGCGGGGGCGGTGCTGGTCGTGCTCGGGCTGGCCGTGTCCGGTGTGCCCATGCTGGTGCCCGGCATGGTGGGCGTGGCCGCGGCGGCGGGCGGGGCGCTGCTGCTGGCCATCGGCGTGGCGCTGCTCGGGCCGCGGGTGCTGGGCGCGGCGGCCGGGCTGCTGGCCGCTCCGATCCGGCGGCTGTCGCCGGTGCACGGGTACCTGGCGACGGCGAACATGCGGGCCAACTCGCGCCGGCTGGCGGCGGCCGTCACGCCCATCGTGCTGGCGGTCGCGGTCGTGTCCGTCCAGCTGTTCAGCCAGAGCACGCTGGCGGCCGCGGCCGGACGGCAGACCATCGACGGCGTCGTGGCCGACCAGGTGATCACGGGGCGCGACGGCGGGGTGGGCGGGGCGGTGACCGACGAGCTGCGCCGCGAGCTGGGCGACGACGCCACCGTGACGCCGGTCGTGCACAGCCAGGTCATCGTCCGCTACACCGAGCTGGGCGACCCCACTCAGGAGTCGTTCGCCGCGCAGGGGCTCGACCCCGCCGGACTCCACCGCACGCTCGACCTCGAGGTCCGCGACGGCGACCTCGGCGACCTCCGCGACGGCACGGTGGCGTTGAGCCGCAACGCCTCGGCCACCTTCGGCGCGTCCGTCGGCGACACCGTCGACATCGTGCTCGGCGACGGCACCGTCATCGAACCGACGGTGGTCGCGGTCTACGGCCGCGGCCTCGGCTTCGGCGACGTCACCCTGCCGCACGACGAGCTGGCCGCGCACACCACGACCGGCCTCGACAGCTGGGTGCTGATCGGCGGCGGCGACCCCGGCACCGTCGCGCAGGTGGCGGCCGAGCACCCCGGCCTGGCCGCCGGCACCGGGTCCGACCTGTCCGCGGCCGGCTCGTCCGAGCGGTCCGCCGAGACGTCGTCCAGCCTGGTGGCCATCCTCGCGCTGCTCGCGTACCTGGCGGTGTCGGTGGTGAACACGCTGGTCATGGCCACGGCCGAGCGCACCCGCGAGTTCGCCCTGCTCCGCCTGGCCGGCGCGGCCCGGCGGCACGTGCTGGCCATGATGCGGGTCGAGGCGGGGGTCATCGTCGCGGTGTCGGTGCTGGTCGGCCTGCTGGTGGCGCTGCCCCCGCTGGTCGGTATCAGCATCGGGCTCACCGAGTCGCCGCTGCCGTCGATCTCACCGGCCGGCTTCGGCGGCATCGTCCTCGCGACCTCCCTGCTCGGCTTCCTCGCCATCGGCGTCCCGGCCCGCGCGGCGCTGCGCCTTCGCCCGGTCGACGCGATCGGGCTGCGGGAGTAA
- a CDS encoding DUF4395 domain-containing protein translates to MPTRIDPRGPRFAATLTTVVLAVVLVTGSAWLLAVQGLVFAAGAVFGLPRAPYGQLYAKLVRPRLGPPGELEDAAPPRFAQAVGLVFAVVGVIAFAAGLTAVAYVAVAAALAAAFLNAAFGFCLGCELYLAFRRLFPSQPNTTEVAS, encoded by the coding sequence ATGCCGACTCGCATCGACCCACGCGGTCCCCGGTTCGCGGCCACGCTCACCACCGTCGTCCTCGCGGTCGTCCTGGTCACCGGCAGCGCCTGGCTGCTGGCCGTCCAGGGTCTGGTGTTCGCGGCCGGAGCGGTGTTCGGGCTGCCGCGGGCGCCGTACGGGCAGCTGTACGCGAAGCTCGTCCGGCCCCGGCTCGGTCCGCCCGGCGAGCTCGAAGACGCCGCGCCGCCGCGGTTCGCCCAGGCCGTCGGGCTGGTGTTCGCCGTCGTCGGCGTCATCGCGTTCGCGGCCGGGCTGACCGCGGTCGCGTACGTCGCCGTCGCGGCCGCACTGGCCGCGGCATTTCTCAACGCGGCCTTCGGCTTCTGCCTGGGCTGCGAGCTGTACCTCGCCTTCCGGCGTCTGTTCCCATCCCAACCCAACACCACGGAGGTCGCGTCATGA
- a CDS encoding FABP family protein — translation MIEIPEDLHPACLPIAWLLGRWEGAGLGDYPTIEAFRFGQEVEFSYVPDKPFLSYRSRSWILDDDGNLVRPAARETGYWRPQENDEIEVLLTHPTGFVEIYIGQTEPARVELATRGVLKTETAKDYRTGHRLYGLVEGALMYVYEMSAMGHELQPHLSAELKRVAGATEARD, via the coding sequence TTGATCGAGATCCCCGAAGACCTCCACCCGGCCTGCCTGCCGATCGCCTGGCTGCTGGGCCGCTGGGAGGGTGCGGGTCTCGGCGACTACCCGACCATCGAGGCGTTCCGGTTCGGCCAGGAGGTCGAGTTCAGTTACGTGCCGGACAAGCCGTTCCTGTCCTACCGCAGCCGCAGCTGGATCCTCGACGACGACGGCAACCTCGTGCGGCCCGCGGCCCGCGAGACCGGCTACTGGCGGCCGCAGGAGAACGACGAGATCGAGGTGCTGCTCACGCACCCGACCGGGTTCGTCGAGATCTACATCGGGCAGACCGAGCCGGCTCGGGTCGAGCTGGCCACACGCGGCGTCCTGAAGACCGAGACCGCCAAGGACTACCGCACCGGCCACCGGCTGTACGGGCTGGTCGAGGGCGCGCTGATGTACGTGTACGAGATGTCGGCCATGGGCCACGAGCTGCAGCCGCACCTGTCGGCCGAGCTCAAGAGGGTCGCCGGGGCCACCGAAGCCCGGGACTGA
- a CDS encoding alpha/beta hydrolase: MPDLDTPGAATAPRPDARPQRSGHSRRLQAADGTLLHARYFPRRDGVDGDLAVVVAHGFTQSSHSPQMKRISSWLSEHASVVLLDLRGHGRSRGHSTLGWREVLDMDAAVSWARALGYRRVATLGFSLGSAVAVRHGALHRGVGAVAAVSVPGEWHYRGTAAMRTLLRLILTKPGRGLLRLLRRTRVSPSGWSTPDPIDARAAAAELDVPLLVVHGDEDGYFPVHHAWQVHAAAPSGSLWLERGFGHAEAGATESLVTRIGAWLDEHTLAVDPVRA; the protein is encoded by the coding sequence ATGCCGGACCTCGACACTCCTGGGGCAGCCACCGCGCCCCGGCCGGACGCACGCCCGCAACGCTCCGGACACTCGCGCCGCCTGCAGGCGGCCGACGGGACGCTGCTGCACGCCCGCTACTTCCCCCGCCGCGACGGCGTCGACGGCGACCTCGCCGTCGTCGTCGCGCACGGCTTCACGCAGAGCTCGCACAGCCCGCAGATGAAACGCATCTCGAGCTGGCTCAGCGAGCACGCCTCCGTCGTCCTGCTCGACCTGCGCGGGCACGGCCGGTCGCGCGGACACTCGACGCTGGGCTGGCGCGAGGTGCTCGACATGGACGCCGCCGTCAGCTGGGCGCGCGCGCTCGGCTACCGGCGGGTGGCGACGCTCGGGTTCTCGCTCGGCTCGGCGGTCGCGGTGCGCCACGGCGCGCTGCACCGCGGCGTCGGCGCCGTGGCCGCCGTCAGCGTCCCCGGCGAATGGCACTACCGCGGCACCGCCGCCATGCGCACGCTGCTGCGGCTCATCCTCACCAAGCCGGGCCGCGGGCTGCTGCGGCTGCTGCGCCGCACGCGGGTGTCGCCGTCGGGCTGGTCCACGCCCGACCCCATCGACGCGCGGGCGGCGGCCGCCGAGCTGGACGTCCCGCTGCTGGTCGTGCACGGCGACGAGGACGGCTACTTCCCGGTGCACCACGCCTGGCAGGTGCACGCCGCCGCGCCGTCCGGCTCGCTCTGGCTGGAACGCGGCTTCGGCCACGCCGAGGCCGGCGCCACCGAGTCGCTGGTGACGCGCATCGGCGCCTGGCTCGACGAGCACACCCTCGCGGTCGACCCGGTGCGGGCATGA
- a CDS encoding YybH family protein — MDTTEITALLDARSAAIHAKDLDRLMSFYADDIVYFDVVPPLFYAGADAMRDRFADWFARWSGPIGQQTEDVHVEDGGDVAVVRMLIRTSGTLATGREVGYWVRATDGLRRGAGGWTIAHEHVSLPVEFPQGTAAMHLVPGG; from the coding sequence ATGGACACCACCGAGATCACGGCCCTGCTGGACGCCCGGTCCGCCGCCATCCACGCGAAGGACCTCGACCGGCTGATGTCGTTCTACGCCGACGACATCGTGTACTTCGACGTCGTCCCGCCGCTGTTCTACGCGGGCGCGGACGCCATGCGCGACCGGTTCGCCGACTGGTTCGCCCGCTGGTCCGGCCCGATCGGCCAGCAGACCGAGGACGTCCACGTCGAGGACGGCGGCGACGTCGCGGTCGTGCGGATGCTGATCCGGACCAGCGGCACGCTGGCGACCGGCCGCGAGGTCGGCTACTGGGTCCGCGCCACCGACGGGCTGCGGCGCGGCGCCGGCGGCTGGACGATCGCGCACGAGCACGTGTCGCTGCCGGTCGAGTTCCCGCAGGGGACCGCGGCGATGCACCTCGTGCCGGGCGGCTAG
- a CDS encoding thioredoxin family protein, producing the protein MTGLVVVVAVLAAATAFGLWRRARDGRVVEARVDEQLLGPDELGAPLGERATLVQFSTAFCQPCRAARATLSHVAADTEGVVHVEIDAEHHLDLVRRLNILRTPTTLVLDGTGRIVRRATGAPRLAEVRAALPA; encoded by the coding sequence GTGACAGGACTGGTGGTCGTCGTCGCCGTGCTCGCGGCCGCCACGGCGTTCGGGCTGTGGCGGCGTGCCCGCGACGGCCGGGTGGTGGAGGCGAGGGTGGACGAGCAGCTGCTGGGCCCCGACGAGCTGGGCGCGCCGCTGGGCGAGCGGGCCACGCTGGTGCAGTTCTCGACGGCGTTCTGCCAGCCGTGCCGGGCCGCCCGCGCCACGCTGTCGCACGTCGCCGCCGACACCGAGGGTGTCGTGCACGTCGAGATCGACGCCGAGCACCACCTCGACCTCGTCCGGCGGCTGAACATCCTGCGTACGCCCACCACGCTGGTGCTCGACGGCACTGGCCGCATCGTCCGCCGGGCGACCGGCGCGCCACGGCTGGCGGAGGTGAGAGCCGCCCTCCCTGCCTGA
- a CDS encoding MoaD/ThiS family protein has translation MAKVTLRYWAALRAAAGIPEEVVDAGTLAEALAAARSAHSGSARFAAVLDICAVVVDGTPAGSRDPAGIVLRDGTAVELLPPFAGGSSPDR, from the coding sequence ATGGCGAAGGTGACGCTCCGCTACTGGGCGGCTCTCCGCGCGGCGGCCGGCATCCCCGAGGAGGTCGTCGACGCCGGCACGCTCGCCGAGGCGCTGGCGGCGGCCCGCTCGGCGCACAGCGGGTCAGCGCGCTTCGCCGCCGTCCTCGACATCTGCGCCGTCGTCGTCGACGGCACCCCGGCCGGGTCGCGCGATCCGGCCGGCATCGTCCTGCGCGACGGCACCGCGGTCGAGCTGCTCCCACCCTTCGCCGGCGGGAGCAGCCCGGACCGCTGA
- a CDS encoding DsrE family protein, with protein sequence MERTLVVKVTAGSDAPERCSQAFTVATTALAAGASVSLWLTGESAWFALPGRAAEFELPHAAPLPDLLDALLAGGTVTLCTQCAARRGIGPDDVIPGVRIAGAPTFVEEIMADGAQALVY encoded by the coding sequence ATGGAGCGCACCCTCGTCGTCAAGGTCACCGCCGGGTCCGACGCGCCGGAGCGGTGCTCGCAGGCCTTCACCGTCGCGACCACGGCGCTCGCAGCGGGCGCGTCGGTGTCGCTGTGGCTGACCGGCGAGTCCGCGTGGTTCGCGCTGCCCGGCCGGGCCGCCGAGTTCGAACTGCCGCACGCCGCGCCGCTGCCCGACCTGCTCGACGCGCTGCTGGCCGGCGGCACGGTGACGCTGTGCACCCAGTGCGCCGCCCGCCGCGGCATCGGCCCCGACGACGTCATCCCCGGGGTCCGCATCGCCGGCGCCCCGACCTTCGTCGAGGAGATCATGGCCGACGGCGCCCAGGCCCTCGTCTACTGA
- the mshD gene encoding mycothiol synthase translates to MATTFTPAELAQVTALAERARAADGVAPFSDDLFPAARSGATIAALTVPTGAGAGEPAGTGELAGAAYAARQGDRQAAELVIDPARRGQGLGGGLLADLLGAVSGELWLWSHGDHPAAAALARRHGLVRARELLQLRRRIAPGELPEPVLPDGVRLRPFVVGQDEAAWLEVNNAAFDWHPEQGGQTLDDIAAAEAASDFDPAGFLLAVDADDRVLGFHWTKVHPHDPNPGRDMLSRRGPESSGPGGGVDAPLGEVYVLGVAPSAHGRGLGGALTIAGLRHLADVAGVRTVTLYVEGDNTAAVRLYEREGFTRHAIDVAYRRD, encoded by the coding sequence GTGGCGACGACGTTCACCCCGGCGGAACTGGCCCAGGTCACGGCACTGGCCGAGCGGGCCCGCGCCGCCGACGGCGTGGCCCCCTTCTCCGACGACCTCTTCCCGGCCGCCCGCTCCGGCGCGACCATCGCGGCGTTGACGGTGCCGACTGGGGCTGGTGCGGGCGAGCCAGCCGGAACCGGCGAGCTGGCCGGGGCCGCGTACGCGGCGCGGCAGGGCGACCGGCAGGCCGCGGAGCTGGTGATCGACCCGGCGCGGCGGGGGCAGGGGCTGGGCGGCGGGCTGCTGGCCGATCTGCTCGGCGCCGTGTCCGGCGAGCTGTGGCTGTGGTCGCACGGTGATCACCCGGCGGCCGCGGCGCTGGCTCGGCGGCACGGGCTGGTGCGGGCCCGCGAGCTGCTGCAACTGCGCCGCCGCATCGCGCCCGGCGAGCTGCCGGAGCCCGTGCTGCCCGACGGCGTGCGGCTGCGCCCGTTCGTGGTGGGCCAGGACGAGGCCGCGTGGCTGGAGGTCAACAACGCCGCGTTCGACTGGCACCCGGAGCAGGGCGGCCAGACCCTCGACGACATCGCGGCGGCCGAGGCGGCGTCCGACTTCGACCCGGCCGGCTTCCTCCTCGCCGTCGACGCCGACGACCGGGTGCTCGGCTTCCACTGGACGAAGGTGCACCCGCACGACCCCAACCCGGGCCGAGACATGCTGTCCCGTCGAGGGCCGGAATCGAGTGGCCCCGGCGGCGGCGTCGACGCGCCCCTCGGCGAGGTCTACGTCCTCGGCGTGGCGCCCTCGGCGCACGGCCGCGGGCTGGGCGGCGCGCTGACCATCGCCGGCCTGCGCCACCTGGCCGACGTGGCCGGCGTACGCACCGTGACCCTGTACGTCGAGGGCGACAACACCGCCGCCGTGCGCCTGTACGAGCGCGAAGGCTTCACCCGCCACGCCATCGACGTCGCCTACCGCCGCGACTGA
- a CDS encoding winged helix-turn-helix transcriptional regulator, with translation MATIVLLTNSLQSSAEVLPALGFLLHDVRVLPAEASALVDAPTGDVVAVDARRDLSQARGLTRLIRTTGVDVPLMAIVTEGGLAAVTAEWGIDDVLLDSAGPAEVEARLRLAQGRLAAAGDDAPDEIRSGDLLIDEATYTAKVARRTLDLTYKEFELLKFLAQHPGRVFTRAQLLQEVWGYDYFGGTRTVDVHVRRLRAKLGADYESLIGTVRNVGYRFVPPQQGRSGRPPAGVPLPEDDVATDRAGMSITLSD, from the coding sequence ATGGCAACCATCGTCCTGCTGACCAATTCCCTGCAGTCGTCGGCCGAGGTGCTGCCCGCCCTCGGCTTCCTCCTGCACGACGTCCGGGTGCTGCCCGCGGAGGCGTCCGCGCTGGTCGACGCGCCGACGGGTGACGTCGTCGCCGTCGACGCCCGCCGCGACCTCTCCCAGGCGCGCGGCCTCACCCGCCTCATCCGCACCACGGGTGTCGACGTCCCGCTCATGGCCATCGTCACCGAGGGCGGGCTGGCCGCCGTCACCGCCGAATGGGGTATCGACGACGTCCTGCTCGATTCCGCGGGCCCGGCCGAGGTCGAGGCGCGGCTGCGGCTCGCGCAGGGCCGGCTGGCCGCCGCCGGCGACGACGCGCCCGACGAGATCCGCTCCGGCGACCTCCTCATCGACGAAGCCACCTACACCGCCAAGGTGGCGCGCCGCACGCTCGACCTCACCTACAAGGAGTTCGAGCTGCTCAAGTTCCTCGCCCAGCACCCCGGCCGGGTGTTCACCCGCGCCCAACTGCTGCAGGAGGTGTGGGGCTACGACTACTTCGGCGGCACGCGCACGGTCGACGTCCACGTGCGGCGGCTGCGGGCGAAGCTCGGCGCCGACTACGAGTCGCTCATCGGCACCGTCCGCAACGTCGGCTACCGGTTCGTCCCACCTCAGCAGGGCCGCTCCGGCCGCCCCCCGGCGGGCGTCCCGCTCCCTGAGGACGACGTCGCCACCGACCGCGCCGGCATGAGCATCACGCTGTCCGACTGA
- a CDS encoding DUF1416 domain-containing protein translates to MCGATTGGVSLEGVDVTKETVIQGVVHRDDAPLAGAYVRLLDATGEFTAEVPTSATGQFRFFAAPGTWTLRTLAPGADTVDRSVVADIGVTDVDVHVG, encoded by the coding sequence ATGTGCGGAGCCACCACCGGCGGCGTGTCGTTGGAAGGAGTCGACGTGACCAAGGAGACCGTCATCCAGGGTGTCGTCCACCGTGACGACGCGCCGCTGGCCGGCGCGTACGTGCGGCTGCTCGACGCGACCGGCGAGTTCACCGCCGAGGTCCCGACCAGCGCGACCGGCCAGTTCCGGTTCTTCGCCGCGCCCGGCACCTGGACGCTGCGCACGCTGGCCCCCGGCGCCGACACCGTCGACCGCTCGGTCGTCGCCGACATCGGCGTCACCGACGTCGACGTCCACGTCGGCTGA